One Paramisgurnus dabryanus chromosome 10, PD_genome_1.1, whole genome shotgun sequence genomic region harbors:
- the LOC135718327 gene encoding uncharacterized protein, whose translation MSKEINKEVTRKRYNGYGNEKQLKECVAILDLARADFLAVLAKLQGPKKVPADQLDKNDCLLVLYYLEAVVILKHLQRPGVVTNMTVEEWQERRHTNNGCSVAIKEHKTAASQVAEVPLNAEQEHWFDIYFKHIRPLMLQGSRTGGDTMAEGQFFISSTGRPIHNPCNDLVRLHGKYKVKPVTSGDARMAFETAAKNLPETDRNALARLLRHTPETAERHYRMRTPADALLAQRVVEDLVAKSSAGSTSYTSREQKVDERTAFEMLIRSFPVTLEGQPPKKPKRQELCGEHERHCYDRWRSEQLKLRESCALEHFGRRHPSVSAIEAWIQSQGWSSNLPQAALILSQWEEGQT comes from the exons ATGTCTAAGGAGATCAATAAAGAGGTGACCCGGAAaag ATACAATGGTTATGGTAACGAGAAGCAGCTGAAAGAATGTGTGGCCATTCTTGATCTGGCTCGTGCTGATTTCCTCGCGGTATTGGCAAAACTTCAGGGTCCTAAAAAAGTTCCTGCGGATCAGCTGGACAAGAACGACTGTCTGCTGGTCCTCTATTATTTGGAGGCCGTCGTCATCCTGAAGCACCTACAGCGCCCTGGCGTTGTAACCAACATGACC GTTGAGGAATGGCAGGAAAGGAGACACACTAACAACGGCTGTTCTGTGGCCATTAAAGAGCACAAAACGGCTGCATCACAAGTGGCAGAAGTGCCTCTGAATGCTGAACAAGAACAT TGGTTTGACATATACTTCAAACACATTCGGCCACTGATGCTCCAGGGATCCAGAACAGGGGGCGACACGATGGCAGAGGGCCAATTCTTCATCTCCAGCACGGGAAGGCCCATCCACAACCCCTGCAATGATCTGGTCAGACTCCATGGAAA GTACAAAGTCAAACCCGTGACCAGCGGTGATGCCAGGATGGCTTTTGAGACGGCAGCAAAGAACCTGCCGGAGACTGATCGTAATGCGTTAGCTCGGTTGTTGAGACACACCCCCGAAACAGCAGAGAGGCACTACCGCATGAGGACTCCGGCAGACGCTCTTCTAGCGCAACGTGTCGTGGAGGACCTGGTTGCAAAATCAAG TGCTGGATCCACATCTTACACCAGCCGAGAGCAGAAGGTGGATGAGAGGACAGCATTTGAAATGCTTATCCGGTCTTTCCCTGTCACCTTAGAAGGCCAACCTCCAAAGAAACCAAAAAGACAAGAGCTGTGTGGCGAGCACGAGCGGCACTGCTACGACCGCTGGCGTAGTGAGCAGCTGAAGCTACGTGAATCATGTGCCCTTG AACACTTTGGTCGACGTCACCCGTCTGTCAGTGCTATTGAGGCCTGGATTCAGAGCCAGGGGTGGTCTTCCAACCTTCCACAGGCTGCATTGATCCTGAGTCAGTGGGAGGAAGGACAGACATGA